From Onychostoma macrolepis isolate SWU-2019 chromosome 05, ASM1243209v1, whole genome shotgun sequence, one genomic window encodes:
- the lmo4a gene encoding LIM domain transcription factor LMO4a isoform X2, with protein MVNSRVETAAVAVTGGSGGAVRSCAGCGGRISDRFLLFSMDRYWHTRCLKCSCCQAQLGEIGSTCFSKGGMILCKNDYIRLFGHSGACSACGQSIPASEMVMRAQGNVYHLKCFTCATCRNRLVPGDRFHYVNGTIFCEHDRPGGALLSSHLTPLQSNTLLPDQKVC; from the exons ATGGTGAACAGCCGTGTGGAAACCGCCGCCGTTGCGGTAACAGGAGGCAGTGGCGGGGCAGTGCGCTCCTGTGCAGGCTGTGGAGGTCGGATCTCGGATCGCTTCCTGCTCTTCTCCATGGATCGGTACTGGCACACGCGCTGCCTCAAGTGCTCATGCTGCCAGGCTCAGCTGGGAGAGATCGGCAGCACCTGCTTCAGCAAAGGAGGAATGATCCTCTGCAAGAACGATTACATCAG GTTGTTTGGTCACAGTGGAGCCTGCAGTGCGTGTGGACAGTCTATCCCTGCCAGTGAGATGGTGATGAGGGCCCAGGGTAACGTCTACCATCTAAAG TGTTTCACTTGTGCCACATGTCGAAATCGCTTGGTGCCTGGTGACCGATTTCACTACGTCAACGGCACCATCTTTTGTGAACATGACCGACCAGGTGGAGCTTTGCTCAGTAGTCACCTGACCCCCCTGCAGAGCAACACCCTCCTACCCGACCAAAAG GTGTGCTGA
- the lmo4a gene encoding LIM domain transcription factor LMO4a isoform X1, with translation MIFSALSRRQAMVNSRVETAAVAVTGGSGGAVRSCAGCGGRISDRFLLFSMDRYWHTRCLKCSCCQAQLGEIGSTCFSKGGMILCKNDYIRLFGHSGACSACGQSIPASEMVMRAQGNVYHLKCFTCATCRNRLVPGDRFHYVNGTIFCEHDRPGGALLSSHLTPLQSNTLLPDQKV, from the exons ATGATTTTCTCCGCTCTATCCCGCAGGCAGGCGATGGTGAACAGCCGTGTGGAAACCGCCGCCGTTGCGGTAACAGGAGGCAGTGGCGGGGCAGTGCGCTCCTGTGCAGGCTGTGGAGGTCGGATCTCGGATCGCTTCCTGCTCTTCTCCATGGATCGGTACTGGCACACGCGCTGCCTCAAGTGCTCATGCTGCCAGGCTCAGCTGGGAGAGATCGGCAGCACCTGCTTCAGCAAAGGAGGAATGATCCTCTGCAAGAACGATTACATCAG GTTGTTTGGTCACAGTGGAGCCTGCAGTGCGTGTGGACAGTCTATCCCTGCCAGTGAGATGGTGATGAGGGCCCAGGGTAACGTCTACCATCTAAAG TGTTTCACTTGTGCCACATGTCGAAATCGCTTGGTGCCTGGTGACCGATTTCACTACGTCAACGGCACCATCTTTTGTGAACATGACCGACCAGGTGGAGCTTTGCTCAGTAGTCACCTGACCCCCCTGCAGAGCAACACCCTCCTACCCGACCAAAAGGTATGA